Proteins from a genomic interval of Oncorhynchus nerka isolate Pitt River linkage group LG13, Oner_Uvic_2.0, whole genome shotgun sequence:
- the LOC115140503 gene encoding trace amine-associated receptor 1-like, with protein MEPGISLSKADIVENIFLCFESVNGSCKISIFPPTIRVLLYLLLGSMSVLTVCGNLLVIIPIIHFKQLHTPTNYLILSLAVSDLLLGVLVMPPSMVYSVESCWYFGDLYCKIYTSTDVMLSNTSILNLCLISIDRYYAVCRPLLYRTKITVHVVLIMMLVIWTGSAIVVFGIVFLELSTWGMEDFYYNNVACEGECIFFQNKASSTASLVLSFYIPGVGMLSIYLKIFLVAQRQARSIQGTTNQNSVGKSQRKATKTLAIIMGVFLSFWTPFFVINSIDHFISYSTPPVLFETLVWIGYFNSSINPMVYAFFYSWFRRAFRIIISGQIFQPDSSEIQLFSE; from the coding sequence GTCGGTGAATGGGTCTTGCAAAATATCAATCTTTCCTCCAACAATACGAGTATTACTTTATCTCTTACTAGGCTCAATGTCTGTTCTCACAGTGTGTGGCAACCTTCTTGTAATCATCCCCATCATTCACTTCAAACAGCTCCACACCccaaccaactacctcatcctctctctggctgtgtcagaCCTTCTCTTGGGGGTTTTAGTGATGCCTCCCAGCATGGTATATTCAGTGGAAAGCTGCTGGTATTTTGGAGATTTATACTGTAAAATCTACACCAGCACTGATGTTATGTTGAGCAATACATCCATTCTCAACTTGTGTTTGATTTCTATTGATAGGTATTATGCAGTGTGTCGCCCTCTCCTTTATAGAACTAAAATAACTGTTCATGTTGTTCTGATTATGATGCTGGTCATCTGGACTGGTTCTGCTATAGTAGTGTTTGGTATAGTATTTCTGGAGCTCAGTACTTGGGGCATGGAGGATTTTTACTATAATAATGTTGCCTGTGAGGGAGAAtgtattttctttcaaaacaaaGCATCGAGTACTGCGTCTTTGGTTCTCTCATTCTACATCCCAGGAGTAGGGATGCTTAGCATCTACCTAAAGATTTTCCTagtagcacagagacaggcacgCTCAATTCAGGGTACAACCAATCAGAACTCTGTAGGCAAATCACAGAGGAAGGCCACCAAAACACTTGCTATCATTATGGGGGTATTTCTATCATTCTGGACACCCTTTTTTGTCATCAACAGCATTGATCATTTTATTAGTTACTCTACCCCACCCGTTTTGTTTGAAACACTTGTATGGATTGGCTATTTTAATTCATCTATTAATCCCATGGTGTATGCATTCTTTTACAGTTGGTTCAGGAGGGCGTTTAGAATTATAATTTCTGGTCAAATATTTCAACCTGACTCTTCAGAAATACAATTGTTTTCAGAAtaa